From the Melanotaenia boesemani isolate fMelBoe1 chromosome 9, fMelBoe1.pri, whole genome shotgun sequence genome, the window CCAGAAACTTAATTTCTTCAAACATTTAGACAGCAGCAGAATGTTTCTCCATTTTGCCTCACTCTTTTCATGGTGAGCGGTGGTCTTAAAATATTGTTCACAATCCTTTTAATGGCCACCTTAATTTTTGTTctactttttccactttttttttctgtgcactCAGACCTTTCAACCTATCTACTTTACATTGCAACACgttaaaaatgaatatatgCTCTGTGATGTTATCTTACATTCACAATTGTGATCATATTCACATCCACGAACAGTCATTACATCTTTTCTAAGCTAGGCTAACTTTAACCCTTACTTAGTTCAAACTACAGCAGAGAACTTCATACATTTTACAGCTCAAATGAACTATAACCTtaaatagagagagagagagagagagagagagagagaaaaaaaaactatttttcctGTATcaaaaaaaccacaaagaaaGTTTAAAGGCTGGTTAGCCCTTTATGGCCTGTCATCAGGAGCAGTTGGTCAGCAGAGTATGAGGAGCCCAGTTTCTCCCAGTTGTGATGTTTTACCCCCGCTGTGACCAAGCTGCTTAGTGGAAGAACAGGAACTACTATCCTCTCTTTTGGCAGTTGGTTAGTATCACAGAATCAAGTCACAATTTCTGGATGACCACCTGGAACTTACCTATcgagaaaaaatggaaaagacaaaaccatttatttaatcattaaaaaatgttaagtaaaaaaaaaaaaagtggactctatatttgttttttaaaaactcaattATTACCCACATGTCCATACACCACTCCCTCTATTACACAGAAAATCTCTACATTAATATACAACCCCAAAGGCCCATGACTTCTTTAATGTCCAAAATGTAACTAACTAACACTGTTAACCAACTGTACAGCCACTCAAATCTCATGTGTAACACTGGTTTTGCAGCTGGTGGTTGCTAGTGAACATGTTACATCAGTTTACTCCTTCctgtagaaagaaaatgtggatTGATATTTCTATTGGTACTTACAGGATGGCATGACAGAAACCTCAGCTGTCACCACACTCTCCAGACCAAGGTTAGACAAAGCTCCTCTCACCACACCACATGAAAAAGCAAGGTACTaagaaaaaacaccaaaaataaaagttaaaatatgatttttttttttttttttggctgtttaACACAAACCATTAAATTCCTGCTTCTTCTAAATCACCATGTAAGAGCAGTAGAGTAAGTTATATACCTTTGGAGCCTGATCCAGGTACTGTTTTCCACTGGATAGTGGGGTTAGTAGAGCAAACTTGTTATCCTGCAGGACGTAGGTACCCTGTGgtgagaaaaacacattaatttaaaaGGACATTTAATATGTGACAACAATAACACATTTCAACTTCGAGTATATGCCATGATTTATATGCAGTGCTAAATTTGCTAGAAAGGTTGCCACCGATTAAAGATTACATGTGATGTTTTTGGCATAATGGAGCTGTTCTTCTAGAATTGTGTTCATAGAAATTTAACTAGCAGAGGAGGATTTTCAGGCACACATTTCCATTTCTGTTTTACCTGATGGTTCGTTCTGAGGTTGTCCACTTGCCTTCTGAACACCTTAGTCCAGAAGTCCTTACAGATAAACTTCATTATATCCAACTCATCCTTAAAGCTGGGGGAATCCCTGGTCAACCTGCAAACATCAACCCAGACACTTTTTGTTAGGGAGAACACGGGTTACACAGCATTTACTGATGCACATCCAGCACTGTTCCTCATCTACCTCTCAATAAGTCCTTGTCCAACTCTGAAACCCATGCCTTCCAAGACAGAAATACACACAGCTCTATCCTGAGGAAAGGAATAACAAGAGACTTGTCCAATCAGTATGCCATGCAAGTATCTGCCCTGTAAACTGGTTGTGttgatgggggaaaaaaataatgaaataacaaGTTGCAATCCGAAGACTGGAGGATGCAAAGTcggatatattttttttaaaagctacaAAGATTAGCTAGCGTTTTAACATTGAATGGggattacagtttttcttttattattcaaTGCCACAGACCCTCTTAAAGCTAAAGTCATTTCAAATGTGCTGGGGTTGAATGATTCAAGCCTGTTTATTAAACAAACCTTGCTGCCCATCTCTCCTTTATTTGATTGCTGCTCTTTAAAAATATGCGAAACGATCTCCATATGGAGGAATTCAAACAGGGATTCGTCTGCCATTCTGAAACACacataaaagcaaaatacaGACCTGTTAAACGCTAATGTTACGCAGCTTAAAATAGCccaatgaacacaaacaaataaatttaataacaaaaacacgTTCTCCTGATGAAAGTTAGCTAGCTGAAGATGGTTAGCCCGATATAGCTAGCTGTGTTTGCCCACAACAATGAGCGCTAAtaacttgtgcttttttttatctgagtaTTTTGGATGGAACAATGCCAAATAATCAGATATCTATCCTAAACAGATGATAAACCTTGATGTTTTCGACCAGCCGTTACATCAGCCGTACCTGTGAATTGACTATAAACAAAGTAGCCTCATTGTCCGGCGACATTCGATTTCCACGCCAGCCCACTCCTTCAAATGAACGCAGGCGGTGTTAAGAGTTATCCACCTACAAAAGGCAGCATGGAGAGCACGCCTGATCTCGCCATATCAAAGGACATGGGAAGTAACCATACACACAGCAATAAAATTCTGGTTCTCAAGTGAGATACAAAAAGGCTCTTTGAGTTAGTCCGCCTTCCAAAAACTAGTGCTATTAATGTTAAATGGCTGTATTATATTTCGGTCTAACCCGGttcatacaaacaaacacatcctTGATTGTCGCAAGCTGTAGGAAGCCAATCGTTATACGAAACGCATTTTATCACGTGATATTATCTGTCAGCTCGGATTGGATGTTGGAGTACAAGCGACTTCCTAGTTGCTCATGTGATTTGTGTTTATGCTGTTAAAGACGAGGTTAGGAACTTTCTGTATCTATTTTAAAGCCTAAAATCACTGCATATTTTaactagatttttttaaataaaaaatgtacataataattttttagatgagctgatttaaaaaaaagagccaaATAGGACAGATAGTGTTTGTCGCCTGCGTAAGTAGTGGCTCCCCCTGTTCCTTATTTCTAGTTGACAGTTCAGTCTGGGTGTAGTTAACGAGCTGTCCTTTTGTTGGTATGTATGTTTGCAGTCATGTCCAGCAGGTACCCGATAGTAGTGCAGGGCGAGGCATCTGAAACAGACTCTGACGATGAAGTCTACATCACCTCACTTTCTGCTCCCCAAACTGCCGCCATCGGAGCCAAGGTTGTCCAGCTTGCATgcttcagtgtgtgttttatggtgaTATGAAAATACGAGTATGTCTATAAACACCAGCCATGACTGAATCCCTCATAATCTGTATAATATGTCCATGAATGTTTTCAGGTTCCAGGAGAAGCCTCTGAAACGGATAGTGAGGAAGAGTCGGAGCAGGGGCCTCGAGCATCTGCATTGAGCCAGGAGAGCACTCAGATACTGAAGAGAGACCTCCCCCCTCTTATTGTAGTCAGAGACCACCCTGATATACAATCTATAGTGGAAGATAGGCCAAGTCCTTCACACAAAGCACATGGTGAGGACTGCTAATACTCAAAGAGCTTGTGTAATTCCAAGCAGAGTTTACATAGTTTCTGTAGAAACTGAAACTAGAGGGGCTGACCCCCTCTATAAAAGCGATTTTTATATACAGTCCCCCAGTTTATGTCAGcaatgtttgatttaaaaattttaagagAGCAGTCCATTGGATAagaaattttatatatacacCAGGTGGAGGAATAGTTAttggattcattttattttatccatattcagaaaataaaaatctcaccataggaaaagaaaaaaaaatagttgtgcCAGATAGTGGTGCATCTGTTGCATGTAAGAGAAAGTCATAGTTAAATATCAATTTCAATAGTGCTTCTTTAACCGTCTGTCACACAGAATGTTAAGGCcagaaaaagctggaacagagttaactgttttatttatttatctttttaacaaAATGGGGAACTCTATGATGAAATAGGTGACATGTCCAGTTTACTTCTGTTTACAGGTGACACCCTTTTACAACAGAAGCTGCAGGAGTCCAACAGCCGGTTGTATTCTGATATAGGGCACGTGGTATGGCAGGTTTACGGCAGCGCCAGCAGGGAGGTATGTCATGCCTGTGACAAAGCCTGTTGTGTACAACATATAAATTGCATTGAATATTAGGTATAAAATGCACTGTGTACTGCAACATTACTAAAGCAGCCAGAAAATTAATTTTCATGCTGtttgaaattaaacaataaatgcAAACCTTTCCAAGCATAATATAAATTTAGAAtttggtttaatgttttttttttgtttgttttttttgcataaattaCTAGAAATGCTGTTTTAAGTATAAACAGAGCTGAAAATGATATTATAGAAATGTCTATTGTCTTGCATTCAGGGAATTGGtattttctgttaacagtaTAAGTGTCTCCGCTA encodes:
- the trappc6bl gene encoding trafficking protein particle complex subunit 6B, like — encoded protein: MADESLFEFLHMEIVSHIFKEQQSNKGEMGSKDRAVCISVLEGMGFRVGQGLIERLTRDSPSFKDELDIMKFICKDFWTKVFRRQVDNLRTNHQGTYVLQDNKFALLTPLSSGKQYLDQAPKYLAFSCGVVRGALSNLGLESVVTAEVSVMPSCKFQVVIQKL
- the bloc1s3 gene encoding biogenesis of lysosome-related organelles complex 1 subunit 3 isoform X1 — protein: MSSRYPIVVQGEASETDSDDEVYITSLSAPQTAAIGAKVPGEASETDSEEESEQGPRASALSQESTQILKRDLPPLIVVRDHPDIQSIVEDRPSPSHKAHGDTLLQQKLQESNSRLYSDIGHVVWQVYGSASREVRSATSQLNTSQSAIINASHSIRLILDDLKAVSEKIDIITSCQILPDINIDNPCNYTTAVP
- the bloc1s3 gene encoding biogenesis of lysosome-related organelles complex 1 subunit 3 isoform X2, with the translated sequence MKSTSPHFLLPKLPPSEPRLSSLHASVPGEASETDSEEESEQGPRASALSQESTQILKRDLPPLIVVRDHPDIQSIVEDRPSPSHKAHGDTLLQQKLQESNSRLYSDIGHVVWQVYGSASREVRSATSQLNTSQSAIINASHSIRLILDDLKAVSEKIDIITSCQILPDINIDNPCNYTTAVP